The Candidatus Kryptonium sp. nucleotide sequence ATGAAGGATTGAAACGATCGTTGGTTGATTACTCAAACATAATTGCATCTGATGTATATGTTGGGATAATGCCGGGATTTTTAGGTGACTTTTATGATAAGTTTAGAAAGGAGTTTGAGGGATTTGCACTTGGGGATGGTAAGAATGTATTGATCTATAGTCCGAAGGAGGCTATAGAGAGATTTTCACAGGTGGTTGGCAGAGTTGTAAGCGAGATGTGAAAACTTATTTGCGGGCTTTCCGCCCGCTTTTTATTTAAAAAAATAGAGGTTTGAAGCTATGGAAGCAATTCGTATAAAGATGGTTGGCATCACCGCTTCGTTTAGAAATCCAAACTTTGTTTCTGGGGCTCAGCCCACGCTTGATGTACCTCCGCCAAGCACAATCCTTGGAATAATTTCATCAGCGGTGGGAAGGATCATAACACCAGAGGATGTTAAGTTCGGTTATGTCTTTTTATATGAGACAAAGGGGAAAGATCTTGAACTAATTTATGAGTTAACGATAAAAGATAAATACAAAGCGAAATCAAATGTCATCTTGAGAGAGTTTTTATTTTCGCCGGAGCTTTACATTTACATTGACGATTTATCATTTGAAAAGTATTTCATTTATCCGGAGTTTCCGTTGCTTTTGGGCAGGACACAGGAGATCGCTAAGGTTGAAGAAGTTAAAAAGGTTGTACTTGAGAAAGCATCGCCTGTTAGGTTTGGGCATACGGTTGTTCCGTTTGATTTCAAAGGAGTTGCAGGTGCGTTGTTGGCTTTGCCACTTTATTTTGAATATAACTTCACTAAGCCGAGGGTTGGAAAGAAAATACAGCCGTTCGTCGTGGTCAACAGATTCATACAATATGCTCGCGAACCAATTTTTTATGATCAAGAAAAAAATTGGGGGGTATATTTCTATGGCGTTTAAAATTAAAATTTTGTTCATCGGCGTTTTCTTATTTACATCTTTATCTTTTTCGCAAGTTGCGGTTGAGGTTATTGATAGAACGGAGGATATGGTTGGACGAGTTTTAGTTTATCGTGTTAAGGAGAAGTTCAGAGAATCAAATGCATTTGTTCTTTTAACAGCGCCGGAGGGAGCGAGGATAAGAATTATAATCTCTTCAATGGATAGATTTAAAGGTAGTGAATTGCTTGAAAACATTTCAACGATGTATAGCGTCATTTGGTTGCTTTACGATGATAAAAAAATGATTTTTCCAATTTATCTTGATCACACGCTCGGTTTCGCAGGAAGAAGCGCCGTTGAAGAAGCTGCCGAAGGAATTGTAGCGAACACAGATAAAGTTACTTCAAGTATGGTTGAAATCATAAAGTTTTTAGAGAAATTGTTAAATCCACGAATGAAGTAATTATGTGGAAAATACTTGCGAAAACCGAGCCAGATAAAACGCTTTATGAACACACGCACGATGTTTTAAAAGTATTAAGTCAAATGATAAAGATTTTCCCAGATGTGCCGTCTCTTGTTGGTGAGCCCAATTTTTGGGATTATGTTTTTTATGCGCTTTTCTTTCATGATTTTGGCAAGTCGGCGAAAGGTTTTCAGGAAAGCTTGATGACGGGGAAGAGATGGGGATATAGACACGAAATTATTTCTGCTGGTTTCGTTTTTTATCTTGATTATGATGAGGAGGTGAAAAAGCTGATAGCGCTCGGAATAGCAAGCCATCACAAGGAATTAAACGAGCTTAAAGAGCAATTTTCAACTCTTCGGCACAGTTCACCTGGCTTTGAAAGGTATAACGAAGCAATAAAGGAAATTGAAGAGAATTTCATTGAAATCGTTGAGCTTATGAAATTGATCCCAG carries:
- the cas5b gene encoding type I-B CRISPR-associated protein Cas5b, with the protein product MEAIRIKMVGITASFRNPNFVSGAQPTLDVPPPSTILGIISSAVGRIITPEDVKFGYVFLYETKGKDLELIYELTIKDKYKAKSNVILREFLFSPELYIYIDDLSFEKYFIYPEFPLLLGRTQEIAKVEEVKKVVLEKASPVRFGHTVVPFDFKGVAGALLALPLYFEYNFTKPRVGKKIQPFVVVNRFIQYAREPIFYDQEKNWGVYFYGV